One window from the genome of Microcebus murinus isolate Inina chromosome X, M.murinus_Inina_mat1.0, whole genome shotgun sequence encodes:
- the LOC142865957 gene encoding activated RNA polymerase II transcriptional coactivator p15, translating into MPKSKELVSSSSSGSDSDSEVDKKLKRKKQVAPEKPVKKQKTGETSRALSSSKQSSSSRDDNMFQIGKMRYVSVRDFKGKVLIDIREYWMDPEGEMKPGRKGISLNPEQWSQLKEQISDIDDAVRKL; encoded by the coding sequence ATGCCTAAGTCAAAGGAACTTGTTTCTTCAAGCTCTTCTGGTAGTGATTCTGACAGTGAAGTTGACAAAAAgttaaagaggaaaaagcaagttGCTCCAGAAAAACCTGTGAAGAAGCAAAAGACTGGTGAAACTTCAAGAGCTCTGTCATCTTCCaaacagagcagcagcagcagagatgATAACATGTTTCAGATTGGGAAAATGAGGTATGTTAGTGTTCGGGACTTTAAAGGGAAAGTTCTAATTGATATTAGAGAATATTGGATGGATCCAGAAGGTGAAATGAAACCAGGAAGAAAAGGTATTTCTTTAAATCCGGAGCAATGGAGCCAGCTGAAGGAACAGATTTCCGACATTGATGATGCAGtaagaaaactgtaa